A section of the Lagopus muta isolate bLagMut1 chromosome 17, bLagMut1 primary, whole genome shotgun sequence genome encodes:
- the TRAFD1 gene encoding TRAF-type zinc finger domain-containing protein 1: MAAVTEVQTQLCGNCKKDIPAANFTIHEIHCSRNLEVCHYCNESVPKAEMKNHVDSEHVQVTCKCSMKVEKSLLEDHETLACPLRPAVCQHCDIQLTFNKLQDHESYCGARTEMCSGCGLNVMVKDLKEHPQVCGKEVKRVSKTVPCFEGEGAGLHALRDIRNQLRSDNRAGPLWRMPRALERQIYSGCVGDGALKDMSRRNVSRTQRNQNQEYGLEQLERNKSTNSLYEEQNANLDHMLALSLQNENNPRNNTAAEIHRDAWENHYAKEFVPSSFPNETDNSNTFPYDSLMSLNTSNHMKCDEIMLPCEFCEELYPAEDLILHQTGCNPASAFASFSKRSTLDPQKHDSLHDVGYNSCRSDYSSWYPAVQEEGNIIIPCEFCGIQLEEEILFHHQDQCDLRPATANPADNFPSQQPPSPRDNRERRESPELARRRIRHQGDVSPRCIEGFRQQRLSCPARGNRALSNAANGRNAPLTSSGTVRTGDALNSRGKPRKVAGNEGRLKNRGAGEPAGGATPRVRPTQNLHSETFTSSLSRTSPVQPSIRSEGGRNPGMSDVPVGFRNRKVKAKPQGPEPGYPEEE, encoded by the exons ATGGCTGCAGTCACGGAGGTGCAGACCCAGCTGTGTGGCAACTG CAAAAAGGATATTCCTGCTGCTAACTTCACCATTCACGAAATCCACTGTAGCAGAAATCTTGAAGTCTGCCATTACTGCAATGAATCAGTCCCAAAGGCTGAGATGAAGAACCACGTTGATTCTGAACATGTGCAG GTTACCTGCAAGTGCAGTATGAAGGTTGAAAAAAGCCTCTTGGAGGATCACGAG acACTGGCGTGCCCTTTGCGTCCTGCAGTCTGCCAGCACTGTGACATCCAGCTTACTTTCAATAAGCTTCAGGATCATGAAAGTTACTGTGGAGCTAGGACTGAGATGTGCAGTGGTTGTGGCCTTAACGTAATGGTAAAAGATCTAAAGGAGCATCCCCAAGTCTGTGGGAAAGAGGTGAAGCGAGTAAGCAAAACAGTGCCTTGCTTTGAGGGAGAGGGTGCAGGTCTGCATGCCCTGCGAGACATTAGAAACCAGCTAAGATCAGATAACCGTGCTGGGCCTTTGTGGAGGATGCCCAGGGCACTAGAAAGGCAGATCTATAGCGGCTGCGTAGGAGACGGAGCACTTAAGGACAtgagcagaagaaatgtttcgagaacacaaagaaatcaaaatcaAG AGTATggactggagcagctggagagaaataaaagcactaaCTCGCTTTATGAAGAGCAGAATGCCAATTTAGACCACATGTTGGCTCTTAGCCTTCAGAATGAGAATAATCCTCGCAATAATACTGCAGCAGAGATTCACAGGGACGCCTGGGAAAACCACTATGCCAAAGAGTTTGTGCCATCTTCCTTTCCCAATGAAACAGACAACTCAAATACCTTTCCTTATGActctttaatgtctttgaacacTTCAAACCACATGAAAT GTGATGAGATCATGTTGCCGTGTGAGTTTTGTGAGGAGCTCTACCCTGCTGAAGATCTGATTCTTCATCAG ACAGGTTGTAACCCAGCAAGTGCCTTTGCCTCCTTCAGTAAAAGAAGTACTCTGGATCCACAAAAACATGACAGTCTGCATGATGTTGGGTACAACAGCTGTAGGTCTGATTATTCATCCTGGTACCCAGCTGTCCAGGAAGAAGGAAACATTATCATTCCCTGTGAATTTTGTGGCATCCAACTGGAAGAGGAGATACTTTTTCATCATCAG GATCAATGTGACTTGCGCCCAGCCACAGCCAACCCAGCAGACAACTTTCCATCACAGCAGCCACCATCTCCTCGAGACAACAGGGAGAGAAGAGAATCACCAGAGCTGGCTCGGAGGCGAATCAGGCATCAAG GAGATGTTTCTCCTCGGTGCATAGAAGGCTTCAGGCAGCAGAGGCTCAGTTGTCCTGCTCGAGGAAACAGGGCACTGAGTAATGCAGCAAATGGCAGGAATGCACCACTGACCTCTTCTGGTACTGTGAGAACTGGTGATGCCCTGAACTCCAGAGGGAAGCCGAGGAAGGTGGCTGGTAATGAGGGGAGGCTGAAGAACAGAGGTGCAGGTGAACCTGCTGGTGGGGCAACACCACGTGTGAGACCTACTCAGAACCTTCATTCAGAAACCTTCACGTCCAGCTTGTCCAGAACTTCTCCAGTCCAACCAAG CATCAGAAGTGAAGGAGGAAGGAATCCGGGGATGTCAGATGTTCCAGTCGGCTTCAGGAACAGGAAGGTGAAG GCAAAGCCCCAGGGTCCTGAGCCTGGCTATCCAGAGGAAGAGTGA
- the NAA25 gene encoding N-alpha-acetyltransferase 25, NatB auxiliary subunit — protein sequence MAARGHVQDPNDRRLRPIYDYLDNGNNKMAIQQADKLLKKHKDLHCAKVLKAIGLQRTGKQDEAYALAQEVAALEPTDDNSLQALTILYREMHRPELVTKLYEAAVKKVPNSEEYHSHLFMAYARVGEYKKMQQAGMALYKIVPKNPYYFWSVMSLIMQSISAQDENLSKTMFLPLAERMVEKMVKEDKIEAEAEVELYYMILERLEKYQEALDVVRGKLGEKLTSELQSRENKCMAMYKKLCRWPECNALSRRLLLKNSDDWQFYITYFDSVFQLIDESWTPPLEEEHSLEGEVHYSIEQAVKFIEERITEESKSTRPLRGPYLAKLELIRRLRCRGCNDEYKLGDPEELMFQYFKKFGDKPCCFTDLKVFVDLLPCSQYTKFISQLLEVIPLSSTTESEIALPADIKALQQHLCVVQLSRLLGIYHAMDKKQKLTVVRELMLRYHHGLEFGKTCLKTELQFSDYYCLLAVHLLFDLWLEEGEEMAVWQCLTLLEEGLSHSPSNAQFKLLLIRIYCRLGAFEPVAELYSSLDAKHIQHDTIGYLLTRYAESLGHYAAASQSCNFALRFFHSNQKDTSEYIIQAYKYGAFEKIPEFIAFRNRLNSSLHFAQVRTERMLLDLLLEANISSSLEESIKSMSLSPEEDDIPWKDLRDNRDLTVLFNWDPKDRDISEEHRKLSLEEETLWLRIRSLTLRLVSGLPTLSYSIQPKNSEKTAENGVSSKIDTIRSLLQQLEAAVDSGKKFLEQKIQYPVLGPPPTRMAGFFSNGSCQCQTSLFYLVSDIYELDTNGLEDSAEVQERIGNSFKSLIERLTDLFNKCKGDLIEVKDGTLKTQPNLLENLVFFVETISITQWVSSYCDGVLRPFKSNLQKKKKKKKETNVAVPPVFTHFLDYVTELQTLTSNVIDHIKGLEITLTALKLEELSLKDTLLLQEEKKFTKSVQGKVQSSYQHSVQEIGELLKKRLDTIKKLKI from the exons ATGGCGGCGCGGGGCCATGTGCAGGACCCCAACGACCGGCGCCTGCGGCCCATCTACG ATTACCTTGATAATGGCAATAATAAAATGGCAATCCAGCAAGCAGATAAACTGCTCAAAAAACACAAGGATCTTCACTGTGCAAAG GTTCTAAAGGCAATTGGCTTGCAGAGAACTGGCAAGCAAGATGAAGCGTATGCTCTGGCACAAGAAGTAGCAGCACTTGAACCCACAGATGATAATTCCTTGCAAGCACTAACTATTCTTTACCGGGAAATGCATAGAC CGGAACTTGTAACTAAACTTTATGAGGCAGCTGTAAAGAAAGTCCCCAACAGTGAAGAGTATCACTCTCATCTCTTCATGGCCTATGCCAGGGTTGGAGAATACAAGAAGATGCAACAG GCTGGAATGGCACTTTATAAGATCGTACCCAAAAATCCGTACTATTTTTGGTCTGTGATGAGCCTGATTATGCAG TCTATTTCAGCACAGGATGAAAACCTCTCAAAGACGATGTTTTTGCCACTAGCGGAGAGAATGGTGGAAAAAATGGTAAAAGAGGATAAGATCGAAGCTGAGGCTGAA GTTGAACTTTATTACATGATTCTGGAACGTTTGGAGAAATATCAGGAAGCCTTAGATGTTGTGAGAGGAAAACTAGGAG agaAGTTGACAAGCGAGCTCCAAAGCCGTGAGAACAAGTGTATGGCAATGTACAAGAAGCTGTGTAGGTGGCCAGAGTGCAATGCGCTGTCaagaaggctgctgctgaaaaa ctcAGATGATTGGCAGTTCTATATAACCTACTTTGATTCAGTATTTCAACTCATAGATGAATCCTGGACACCTCCTCTGGAAGAAGAACA CTCTTTGGAAGGAGAGGTGCACTATTCTATAGAGCAAGCTGTGAAATTTATAGAAGAGAGAATAACAGAAGAATCTAAGAGCACTCGGCCACTTCGAGGCCCATATTTAGCTAAACTGGAGCTGATCAGACGACTGCGTTGCAGAGGCTGTAATGATGAATATAAACTAG GTGATCCAGAAGAACTAATGTTCCAGTACTTCAAAAAATTTGGGGACAAACCCTGTTGTTTCACTGATCTCAAAGTATTTGTGGATCTCCTCCCATGCAGCCAATACACAAAG TTCATCAGTCAATTGCTGGAAGTAATCCCTCTATCATCAACAACAGAGAGTGAAATCGCACTGCCAGCCGATATCAAAGCTCTTCAACAACACTTGTGTGTGGTGCAGCTCTCCAGATTGCTTGGTATCTATCATGCCATGGATAAGAAGCAAAAGCTGACTGTGGTCCGGGAGTTAATGTTAAGATACCACCATGGACTGGAGTTTG gGAAAACTTGTTTGAAAACTGAATTGCAGTTTTCAGATTATTACTGCCTCCTTGCAGTTCACCTGCTGTTTGACCTGTGGCTAGAGGAAG GTGAAGAGATGGCTGTGTGGCAGTGCCTAACCCTTTTAGAAGAAGGATTATCTCATAGTCCTTCTAATGCTCAGTTTAAATTGCTGCTCATTCGAATCTACTGCAGGCTTGGTGCATTTGAACCGGTTGCAGAGCTGTACTCCAGCCTTGATGCAAAACACATACAGCACGACACCATCGG TTATCTTCTGACACGCTATGCAGAGTCACTGGGCCATTACGCTGCTGCATCCCAATCCTGCAATTTTGCACTCAGGTTTTTCCACTCCAACCAGAAAGAT ACCTCAGAATACATCATTCAAGCCTACAAATACGGTGCATTTGAGAAGATTCCAGAATTCATTGCATTTAGAAATAGGCTGAACTCTTCCCTTCACTTTGCACAAGTTCGCACAGAACGGATGTTGTTAGACCTTTTACTTGAAGCAAATAT ATCTTCTAGTTTAGAAGAAAGCATAAAGTCCATGAGTCTGAGCCCAGAAGAGGATGACATTCCATGGAAAGATTTGCGTGACAACAGAGACCTGACAGTCTTGTTTAACTGGGATCCAAAAGACAG GGACATTTCTGAAGAACATAGGAAACTCTCACTGGAGGAAGAAACCCTGTGGTTGCGAATCCGGTCTTTAACTTTAAGGCTAGTAAGCGGACTCCCAACTCTTAGTTACAGTATTCAACCAAAGAACTCTGAAAAGACTGCAGAGAATGGCGTCTCATCCAAGATTGATACAATTCGATCTCTGCTTCAGCAGCTGGAAGCGGCAGTGGATTCAGGGAAGAAGTTTCTAGAACAAAAAATTCAG TATCCTGTCCTTGGCCCTCCTCCTACCCGAATGGCTGGCTTCTTCAGTAATGGCAGCTGTCAATGCCAGACTAGCTTGTTTTATCTTGTTAGTGATATTTATGAACTAGATACCAATGGCTTAG aagattCAGCAGAAGTCCAGGAGAGGATAGGGAATAGTTTCAAGTCTTTAATAGAACGGCTAACAG atttgTTCAATAAATGTAAAGGTGACTTGATTGAAGTCAAAGATGGCACCTTGAAAACTCAGCCAAACCTGCTAGAAAACTTAGTCTTCTTTGttgag ACCATCTCCATCACTCAGTGGGTATCAAGTTACTGTGATGGTGTCCTTCGACCTTTTAAATCCAAcctgcaaaaaaagaagaagaaaaaaaaagaaaccaatgtAGCCGTG ccaccTGTATTTACACACTTTCTGGATTATGTTACTGAGCTTCAGACGTTAACTTCCAATGTAATAGATCACATCAAAGGGCTTGAAATAACTCTGACTGCACTAAAACTTGAAGAGCTGTCCCTCAAGGACACTCTGCTTTTACAG gaagaaaaaaagtttacgAAGTCTGTGCAAGGGAAGGTCCAGAGCAGTTACCAACACTCGGTTCAGGAAATTGGAGAACTGCTGAAAAAGAGACTTGATACTATTAAAAAACTAAAGATTTGA